The genomic region GAGAAGTATATTCGAATATCTTTTGATAGAATTTTATTTATTGTTATAGCATCAATAGTAATAATAACAATTTCTGAATCATTAGCAGCTTTATATAAAGGCTTTAAATATGGAATACAAAAGGGTTTGAGTAATATAATTAAATAAGGAGAAATAAAAAAATAAAAAATATCAAAAAAATATTTAAAAAAAACCTTTACAAAGGGAACAAGCTATGATAATATTAAATCAACAAATAAATAAGTAGTGTGTTACTGGTAATGCAGGCAAGGACTAAAAGAATTATAGATAGTACTAGAGTACTAAGGACTCGAGCTATACTATCTATAGGTTTTAGTTCTTTTTTTTATTTTTTTACGATATTATTCATACTAAATCATAAAATGAGCAAACTAGTAACGGACTACAAAATTAATATAAATATTTTAGGGAGGTATTATTAATGCTACAAATGTTACAAAAAATTGGTAAAGCCATCATGCTTCCAATAGCAGCTTTACCTATCGCAGGTATTTTACTAGGAGTAGGTGGTGCTTTACTTGGTATTGCAGGCTTAGAAAATGCACCAGCAGTTTATCAACCATTAATGGCTTTTGTTAATATTCCATTTGTTACAGCACTTTTAACTATAATGAAAGACGTTGGGGATATAATATTTGGTAACTTACCAATATTATTCGCAGTAGGTGTTGCAGTAGGTTTAGCTAATAAAGATAAGGGAACAGCAGCACTTGCATCAGTATTTGGTTTCATAGTAATGAACAAAGTTATTTCTACAATGCTTGTTTTAGGATTAACTCAATTAGGCGTTGTAACTCCAGATAACGTTGGAGATTATGCTACTTATGTTACTACAAATGTTGGTATATTCACATTAAATATGTCAGTATTTGGTGGTATTATAACAGGTATTATAACAGGTATATTACACAATAAATATCATACAATTCAATTACCACCAGCTTTAGGTTTCTTTGCAGGTTCAAGATTTGTACCAATAGTTACTTCATTAGCAATGGCAGTAGTTGGAGCTATATTAGCATTCGTATGGCCAGTAGTACAAAACGGTATTTCAGCACTTTCTGAAGTTGTTAAAAATGCTGGTCCAGCAGGAACATTCTTATTCGGAGTAATAGAAAGAGCATTAATTCCATTTGGATTACACCACGTATTCTATACACCATTCTGGTATGGTTCATTCGTTAATGCAGACGTATTAGTAAATGGCGCATGGGAAACAATTGCAGGAGCTAACACAGCATACTTCACTCAATTATCTAACATGACTAGCCTAGTTGGAGCAGATGCAGAAACAATGTCAAGAATAGTTTCAGGAACAACTAGATTTATGACAGGTAAATTCCCATTCATGATGTTTGGTTTACCAGCTGCAGCATATGCAATGTACAAGCAAGCTAAACCAAGCAAGAAAAAGGTTGTTGGATCATTACTAGCATCAGCAGCATTTACAGCAGCTTTAACTGGTATTACTGAACCAATTGAATTTACATTCTTATTCGTTGCACCAGCATTATATGGAGTTCACTGCTTACTAGCAGGTTTATCATTCATGTTAATGGATTTACTAAATGTATTCATTGGTATGACATTCTCTGGTGGGGTTATTGACTTCGCATTATTCGGTTTACTACCAGCAGGAGCAGGAGTTCCAACTAACTGGTTAAGACTAATATTAGTTGGTCTAGTATATGCAGTAGTTTACTACTTCTTATTCTCATTCTTAATCAAGAAGTTCAACTTAAAGACTCCAGGTAGAGAAGAAGATGAAGCTGAAACTAAGTTATATACTAAAGCTGATTACAATGCTAAAAAAGAAGCAGGTAAATCAGATGAAATTAAGGAAAATGCTCCAGAAGTATTAGCTGCTTTAGGTGGAGCAGACAATATAGTAAGTGTTGATGCTTGCATAACAAGATTAAGAGTTGAAGTTAAAGACAAGGGAATTGTTGATAAGGCTAAACTTAAAGCTTTAGGAGCATCAGGAGTTGTTGAAGTTGGTAACGGAGTTCAAGCGATCTTTGGTGCAAAAGCAGATGCTTACAAGAACGAAATTAAAGGAATATTAGGAATTGACTAGTATATTAATAAAAGGCGGATTCAAGTTTTGAATCCGTCTTTTTTTTATTATGATATAATAAAAATAATATTATAAAATTAAATTAGATTGAGGTAATTTTAATGGATATTGGGTTAATAGGATATGGCGGAGTTGCTAAGGAATTTATAAGTTTATTATTAGATAAAGAAAATTATTTAGAAAAGCTTGGTTTTAAAATAAAAGTAAAATATATAATAAGAAGCAGTGGCGGAATATATGTAGAGGAAGGAATAAATTTAAAAGAAATTATAAGCATTGGTGACAAGCTTAATTATCATAGTAAATTTAGAGAAGGTATCAATATTGAAACTATAATTAAAAATAAAGATGTAGATACCTTGGTTGAGCTAACCAATACAAATTTAGAAAATGGAGAGCCTGGTCTAAGTCATATAAAAAAAGCTTTAGAAAATAAAATAAATATAGTTACAGGAAATAAAGGCCCTATTGTTTTAAAATATAAGGAATTGAAGGAAATAGCTTATAAAAATAATGTAAAACTTTTAATTGGATGTACAACAGGCGGAGCTTTGCCAACTTTAAATGCTGGGACATATGACATTGCAGGAGCAGAAGTATTAAAAATTGAAGGAATTTTAAATGGAACAAGCAATTATATTCTTACAGAAATGTATGAAAATAATTTAAATTATAAAATAGCTTTAGAGAAAGCAATAGAAGAAAAAATAGTAGAGAAAAATTATAGTTATGATGTTGAAGGCTATGATACAGCTTCAAAAATGTTAATAATCTCAAATGCTCTATTAGATACAAATTTAACTTTAGAAGATATAGAAATAGAAGGAATAACTAAGCTTACTAGAGAAAGGATACTAGAAGAAAAATTAAAAGGAAATAGGCCTAAATTAATAGGGACAATAATTAAGAAAAATAATAAGATAGAAGCTAAGGTTAAATTAGAATTTATAGATAAAAATCATAAATTATATTTTATAGATGGTAAAGATAAAGGAATATGTTATTATACAGATACCTTAGGAGAAATACTAATAGCTGGAGGAGCTTCTGGAACAAGAAATGCAGCTGCTTCAGTATTAAGAGATATTGTAAATATGGGTATTATTAGATAATAAATTTATCAATACTATTTTATTAATAAAAGGGGAAATTTTATGAGAGAGTTACTAAGCAACAGAATTCAGCTATTTATAAGAAATAGAGAAATTATGAAGAAAAATTTTAAACTTGAGTATAGCATGATCTATTATTTATGCTCTTATATTTATACTGAAAATAATAAAATTTTAGATCCAGATAAAATAAAGGAAGCTAAAAGGATAATTAATAAAAATACAGGTATTTTTTCTTATTTTAAGGGAGTGGCAAAACTTGCAGAGTCAACTAAACTTTCATTGAAGAATGATATGGAAGGAGAATTTTTAGAAGTATTAAAAACCTATAAATTATTAAAAAAGGAGTTTCGCAGCAGTGAATACTTACCTTCTGTTGCTTGTTTTATTTCAGAAAATAGACATACACTAGATGTAGAAAACTTAATTAAGAAATCAGTAGAAGTTTATAAATTAATGAAAAACAATCATCCATTCTTAACAAGTAGTGAGGATGTTATGCTTGCAACACTCATAGCAATGACTAAGGAAAACATTGATGAAACGATAAGATCCATGGAATATGCCTATAAAAAATTAAAAAAGCATTTTATATCAAGTAATTCAGTACAATCAGTAAGCCATGTGCTAACTTTAACAGAAGGTGACATTGATTTAAAAATAAATAAGTTATTAAATATATTCAATAAATTAAGAGAAAATAATTTAAAATACGGAAAAACAAATGAACTTGCAATTTTAGCAATACTAGCCTTATCAGAAAAAACTGTTGAAGAAATTACGAGAGATATAATAGATATTTTTAATGTGTTAAAGAAAGAAAAACTAGTCGGTTTCTTTTCTGCTACAAAAGCTCAAGGTTTAATGTTTGCAGCTCTTCTATTGATTATAGATTACACAAAAGAAAGCAATCAAAATGCTTTTAAAGAAATTGCTGTAAAAAGCGTAATATCAATAATTATAGAAGAAATTGCTCTTATGAGTACTGTGGCCATAACATCTGCAGCAGCAGCTTCAAGTGCATCATCCTAGTGTTTACAAGGATGAAACTGCCAGTTGACAAATTGCAAGTGCTGGTTGGTTTTAATTTTTTATATATCTTTTAGAATATACTTGAGGTGATAAATATGAATTTTTCAGAAAAGCTGCAGATATTAAGAAAAGAAAAAAGGCTTTCTCAAGAAGGCCTTGCTGAGAAGTTAAATGTATCAAGACAAGCTGTTTCAAAGTGGAAATCAGGACAAAGCTTTCCTGAGTTAGATAAGATTATTATTTTATCAGATATATTTAGAGTTACAGTAGATTAACTTGTTAAAGATAATATAGAATTTAGAATAAATATAGAAGATAAAAAAACAGAAGAAAAGAAAAATGATGAGCAAGAAAATACCATAAATAAAGTTTGTGAAGAAGAGTATGAAAAACAAGGATTCTATAAGAAAAATATAAATAAATTCAGAATTGGTAATAAAGAAGATAATAAAGATAGTGATATAAAAAAAGATGACGCTGATATCCTTGGAGAAGATGATGATATTGATGAAGAAGATGATGAAGATATTGTTGAGAATAGCGGTTACACTGGTGAATTTATTATTATAGGTACTATTATAGGTATGATTATTTATTTTATTACAAAAAATAGTTCGTATATTATAATAATAGGACCATTATTAGGATTTGTTTTGGATAGTGTTTATGAGTTATATTTACGAATAAAGAGGAAGGAATAAAGAAATATGAACACAAGGGAATACAAAAGAAATATTAGAAAAGAAGTACTAATGAAAAGATCGGAAATGAAGGTAGAAGAAAAAGAGCTTAAAGACAATATTATTTTAGAAAAATTATTTCAAACTGATTTATATAAAAATGCAAGAAATATTTTTACCTATATAAGCTTTGGAGATGAAATAAATACAATAAAGCTTATTAAAAGAGCTTTTAAAGATAAAAAAAATATAGCAGTTCCCAAAACTTATAGAGAAACAAAAACAATGCATGCAATATTTATTCATAGTCTTAGAGAATTAAAGGAAAATTATATGGGTATCCTCGAACCAATTGATGATAGTATTGTTGTAAAAAAAGAAGATATTGATTTAATAATTGTTCCAGGAACAGTTTTTGATAGAGAATTTAATAGAATAGGCTATGGTGGAGGATATTATGATAGATACTTAGAGGATATTGCATATAAAAATAATAAAGTTGTATTAGCCTATGATTTTCAAATTATAGATAAAATAGAAAGTGAAGAACATGATATAAAGATGGATCTTATAATAACAGATAAGGATGTTATAAGTAGAATATAAAAAAGTATAAAAATATTATTGCACATTTAGAAGTTTTAGTATATTATATAAAATAAATAATTAAATAGAAAGAAGGCTTTATTAAGAATGGTGGAGGGACTGGCCCTGTGAAACCTGGCAACCTACTAACAGCTTTAGTGTGGTGCTAAATCCAGCAGATTATTAGATCTGAAAGATAAAGTATATTAGTTTTATACAGTGATTTTGTTATTTATAGGTTGTTTCTTATTAAGAAGCAACCTTTTTTATTTATAAATTTAGCAATGAGTATATAAAAAGGAGGCATTAAAATGAGTAACAATTTTAAAAAGGGAACAATATGTGTTCAAGGAGGGTATAGCCCAAAGGCAGGGGAACCAAGGGTGTTACCAATTTATCAAAGTGTAACATATAAGTTTGATGATCCTAGTAATTTAGAGGATTTATTTAGTTTGCAAGCTGTGGGACATTTATATAGTAGAATTTCTAACCCAACAGTTGCAGGATTTGAAGAAAGGTTTGCCCAATTACAAGGTGGCATTGGGGCAGTTGCCACATCATCAGGGCAGGCAGCTATTCTTTATTCAATAATTAATATATGTAAATCAGGAGATCATATTATAGCATCTTCAAGTTTATATGGTGGAACAGTGAATTTATTTAAAGTTCATTTAAAGAACTTAGGAATTGAAGTGTCCTTTGTGAGTCCAGAGGCTTCTAAAGAAGAGATATTATCAGCAGCCAAGGAAAATACTAAAGCTATATATGGAGAAACCATCGGTAATCCAGAATTAAATATTTTAGACTTTGAAAAATTTGCAGAAACTGCAAAAATTCTTAAGGTACCATTTATAGTTGATAATACAGTAGCTTCTCCATATCTTTGTAATCCCTTTGAACATGGGGCTAATATTGTTATACATTCAACAACAAAATATGCTGATGGACATGCTCAAAGTATTGGGGGAATAGTTGTAGATGGAGGAAATTTTGACTGGAGTAATGGAAAGTTTGAAGATTTTACAACACCAGATCCAAGTTATCATGGATTAGTTTATACAGAGGCATTTAAAGAAGCTGCCTATATTACTAAGCTTAGAGTGACTATAGCAAGAGATTTTGGAGCATGTTTAAGTCCATTTAATGCGTATATAACAAATTTAGGATTAGAAACTCTTCATTTAAGAATAGAAAGACATTCACAAAATGCTTTATCCTTGGCAAAGTGGCTAGAAAAACATCCAAAAGTTAAGTGGGTTAACTATCCATATTTAGAAACAAGTAAGGAATATGAAAAAGCTAAAAAATATTTAAATGGCGGGGGAAGCGGTCTTCTTACCTTTGGATTAGATACTGATATAGAGGGAACTAAGAGATTTCAAAGGGCATTAAAATTAATTTCCCTAGCAGTTACCTTAGGAGATACAAGAAGTTGTATATTACATCCTGCAACAACAACTCATAGTCAGCTTTCAGAAAAGGAATTAGAAGGAGCTGGTGTAACAACAGACTTATTAAGAATATCAATAGGAATTGAAGACATTGAAGATATAATTAAGGATGTAGAGCAAGCTTTAGAAGCAGTTTAAGATTATAGGAATATAAATCTATATTGATAACTTCAACCCTCTTTGTTATAATAATTTGCAGCAAAATTGAATTATAAGTGCTTAGCACTTTTTATAAGGGGGGGTTAACTTGTTTAATAAGGAAGAATTAGAAATATTAAATGAAGCCTTAAAAATATATGAAGAAAAGGTTACTAGGGATTTAGAAGCTAGTGTTAATAATAAAAATAAAATGGTTGCTAATAATAGAAAGCAAAAAAAGGTATGGCTTCTTCAAAACAAGCTTGCCAAACTTCTTAAGGAAGTTTAATTAATGAGAAATGTATAAGAAGAATGAATAGAAGTATAATAAATAGAAAAGGATTTGCTTAAGCAAATCCTTTAATTTCTACATTTCTTTATTAGCAATTTCTAAAATAATTCTATTTTTAAGTTTAGTTACATCAACTGCTCCTTCTTCACCATTCTTTCTGCTTCTTACAGCAACTGAATTGCTAGCAGCTTCTTTTTCACCAACAACTAGGATATAAGGAATTCTTTCTAATCTAGCTTCTCTTATTTTATATCCTATTTTTTCAGCTCTATAGTCCCCAGTAATTCTTATACCAGCATTTCTAAATTCTTTAACTATAGCATCTGCATAGTCATTATATTTATCAGAAATAGGTAGAACTATAGCTTGAGTAGGAGAAAGCCATGTTGGGAATGAACCATTATACTTTTCAATTAACATAGCTAAAGTTCTTTCATAACATCCAATTGATGATCTATGGATTATAAATGGACGCTTCTTGTTACCATCTTTGTCAACATAAGTCATATCAAATCTTTCGGCTAAAGCAAAGTCAATTTGGATAGTTATTATAGTATCTTCTTTTCCATGAACATTTTTAAATTGAATATCAAGTTTTGGTCCATAGAAAGCAGCTTCACCTTCAGCTTCAACATAATTAATTCCTAAGTGGTTTAATATTTCTCTCATTGTATTTTGAGTTTTTTCCCAAGCTTCTGGATTGTTAATATACTTTTCAGTATTGTTTGGATCCCACTTAGAGAATCTATAAGTTATATCATTTGCAATTCCTAAAGTTGTCATAATATGATCAATTAATTCAACACAACCCTTGAATTCCTCTTCTACTTGTTCAGGTGTACAAACAATATGACCATCTGCTAAAGTAAATTGTCTAACTCTTATTAAACCATGCATTTCTCCTGAAGCTTCATTCCTGAAAAGAGTAGAAGTTTCAGCATATCTTAAAGGTAATTCTCTATAACTGTGTTGTTCTGAGTTATAAATAGTATATTGGAATGGACATGTCATAGGTCTAAGAGCAACTACTTCGTCATCTTTTTCTTCATCTCCTAATACGAACATTCCATCTTTATAGTGATCCCAGTGGCCAGATACTTTATATAAATCGTTCTTAGCCATAAGTGGAGTTTTAGTTAATAAATATCCTCTCTTTTCTTCTTCGTCTTCAACCCATCTTTGTAAAAGCTGAATTATTTTAGCTCCCTTTGGCATTAATAAAGGAAGTCCTTGACCGATTTTTTCATCAGTAGTAAATAATTTAAGTTCTCTACCAAGTTTATTATGATCTCTTAGTTTTGCTTCCTCTAAAGCTTGTAAGTGAGCATCTAAGTCTGATTTCTTTAAGAAAGCAGTACCATAGATTCTT from Clostridium isatidis harbors:
- a CDS encoding 5-formyltetrahydrofolate cyclo-ligase produces the protein MNTREYKRNIRKEVLMKRSEMKVEEKELKDNIILEKLFQTDLYKNARNIFTYISFGDEINTIKLIKRAFKDKKNIAVPKTYRETKTMHAIFIHSLRELKENYMGILEPIDDSIVVKKEDIDLIIVPGTVFDREFNRIGYGGGYYDRYLEDIAYKNNKVVLAYDFQIIDKIESEEHDIKMDLIITDKDVISRI
- a CDS encoding O-acetylhomoserine aminocarboxypropyltransferase/cysteine synthase family protein; its protein translation is MSNNFKKGTICVQGGYSPKAGEPRVLPIYQSVTYKFDDPSNLEDLFSLQAVGHLYSRISNPTVAGFEERFAQLQGGIGAVATSSGQAAILYSIINICKSGDHIIASSSLYGGTVNLFKVHLKNLGIEVSFVSPEASKEEILSAAKENTKAIYGETIGNPELNILDFEKFAETAKILKVPFIVDNTVASPYLCNPFEHGANIVIHSTTKYADGHAQSIGGIVVDGGNFDWSNGKFEDFTTPDPSYHGLVYTEAFKEAAYITKLRVTIARDFGACLSPFNAYITNLGLETLHLRIERHSQNALSLAKWLEKHPKVKWVNYPYLETSKEYEKAKKYLNGGGSGLLTFGLDTDIEGTKRFQRALKLISLAVTLGDTRSCILHPATTTHSQLSEKELEGAGVTTDLLRISIGIEDIEDIIKDVEQALEAV
- a CDS encoding PTS transporter subunit EIIC, with the protein product MLQMLQKIGKAIMLPIAALPIAGILLGVGGALLGIAGLENAPAVYQPLMAFVNIPFVTALLTIMKDVGDIIFGNLPILFAVGVAVGLANKDKGTAALASVFGFIVMNKVISTMLVLGLTQLGVVTPDNVGDYATYVTTNVGIFTLNMSVFGGIITGIITGILHNKYHTIQLPPALGFFAGSRFVPIVTSLAMAVVGAILAFVWPVVQNGISALSEVVKNAGPAGTFLFGVIERALIPFGLHHVFYTPFWYGSFVNADVLVNGAWETIAGANTAYFTQLSNMTSLVGADAETMSRIVSGTTRFMTGKFPFMMFGLPAAAYAMYKQAKPSKKKVVGSLLASAAFTAALTGITEPIEFTFLFVAPALYGVHCLLAGLSFMLMDLLNVFIGMTFSGGVIDFALFGLLPAGAGVPTNWLRLILVGLVYAVVYYFLFSFLIKKFNLKTPGREEDEAETKLYTKADYNAKKEAGKSDEIKENAPEVLAALGGADNIVSVDACITRLRVEVKDKGIVDKAKLKALGASGVVEVGNGVQAIFGAKADAYKNEIKGILGID
- a CDS encoding homoserine dehydrogenase encodes the protein MDIGLIGYGGVAKEFISLLLDKENYLEKLGFKIKVKYIIRSSGGIYVEEGINLKEIISIGDKLNYHSKFREGINIETIIKNKDVDTLVELTNTNLENGEPGLSHIKKALENKINIVTGNKGPIVLKYKELKEIAYKNNVKLLIGCTTGGALPTLNAGTYDIAGAEVLKIEGILNGTSNYILTEMYENNLNYKIALEKAIEEKIVEKNYSYDVEGYDTASKMLIISNALLDTNLTLEDIEIEGITKLTRERILEEKLKGNRPKLIGTIIKKNNKIEAKVKLEFIDKNHKLYFIDGKDKGICYYTDTLGEILIAGGASGTRNAAASVLRDIVNMGIIR
- the thrS gene encoding threonine--tRNA ligase translates to MIKITLKDGSVKEFESSISVFDIAKSISEGLARNACCGIVNGEVVDLRFVVEKDSEVAICTFDSQEGKDALRHSVSHVLAYAVKRLYPEAKLAIGPAINDGFYYDFDIEPAFNSTHLEKIEDEMRKIIKENPSIERFELPRAEAIKLMEDANEPYKVELINDLAEDTVISFYKMGDFTDLCAGPHLMSLKPVKAIKLLRAAGAYWRGDEKNKMLSRIYGTAFLKKSDLDAHLQALEEAKLRDHNKLGRELKLFTTDEKIGQGLPLLMPKGAKIIQLLQRWVEDEEEKRGYLLTKTPLMAKNDLYKVSGHWDHYKDGMFVLGDEEKDDEVVALRPMTCPFQYTIYNSEQHSYRELPLRYAETSTLFRNEASGEMHGLIRVRQFTLADGHIVCTPEQVEEEFKGCVELIDHIMTTLGIANDITYRFSKWDPNNTEKYINNPEAWEKTQNTMREILNHLGINYVEAEGEAAFYGPKLDIQFKNVHGKEDTIITIQIDFALAERFDMTYVDKDGNKKRPFIIHRSSIGCYERTLAMLIEKYNGSFPTWLSPTQAIVLPISDKYNDYADAIVKEFRNAGIRITGDYRAEKIGYKIREARLERIPYILVVGEKEAASNSVAVRSRKNGEEGAVDVTKLKNRIILEIANKEM
- a CDS encoding helix-turn-helix transcriptional regulator, whose translation is MNFSEKLQILRKEKRLSQEGLAEKLNVSRQAVSKWKSGQSFPELDKIIILSDIFRVTVD
- a CDS encoding DUF4003 family protein gives rise to the protein MRELLSNRIQLFIRNREIMKKNFKLEYSMIYYLCSYIYTENNKILDPDKIKEAKRIINKNTGIFSYFKGVAKLAESTKLSLKNDMEGEFLEVLKTYKLLKKEFRSSEYLPSVACFISENRHTLDVENLIKKSVEVYKLMKNNHPFLTSSEDVMLATLIAMTKENIDETIRSMEYAYKKLKKHFISSNSVQSVSHVLTLTEGDIDLKINKLLNIFNKLRENNLKYGKTNELAILAILALSEKTVEEITRDIIDIFNVLKKEKLVGFFSATKAQGLMFAALLLIIDYTKESNQNAFKEIAVKSVISIIIEEIALMSTVAITSAAAASSASS